The Eubacteriales bacterium genome has a window encoding:
- a CDS encoding sigma-70 family RNA polymerase sigma factor yields MGINERILKAACDETEFESLLKEYRPFIASCASRTVGRYIDEHDDEMSIAIIAFTEAVRGFRPKSGKFLPFASNVIRCRLIDDIRKKERNIKTVSLNDDSEDEEDIKNSLRFDNAYDDPVKLEIEALTADLKKYGFGFMDIVKCSPKHKRTKHACALAAKCIIESADIQTQLKQTKHLPIQRVEIITNISRKTIERHRNYIVCLAEILLGEYAYLSEYVKFVKEA; encoded by the coding sequence TTGGGGATCAACGAGAGAATTTTAAAGGCAGCATGTGACGAAACCGAATTCGAGAGTTTGCTTAAAGAATACCGACCGTTTATTGCCTCTTGCGCATCACGTACCGTTGGCAGATATATCGACGAGCACGATGATGAAATGAGTATTGCAATTATAGCATTTACAGAAGCAGTGAGAGGATTCCGTCCCAAATCGGGTAAGTTTTTACCATTTGCCAGTAACGTAATACGTTGCAGGTTAATTGACGACATAAGAAAAAAAGAACGTAATATAAAAACTGTTTCATTAAACGACGACTCTGAGGATGAGGAAGACATTAAAAACAGCTTGAGATTTGACAATGCTTACGATGATCCTGTTAAGCTTGAAATTGAAGCATTGACGGCGGATCTTAAAAAGTATGGTTTTGGATTTATGGATATTGTAAAGTGTTCTCCAAAACATAAACGTACTAAGCATGCCTGCGCATTGGCTGCTAAATGCATAATAGAATCTGCAGACATTCAAACCCAATTAAAACAGACTAAACATTTACCGATACAAAGAGTTGAGATTATTACGAATATATCCCGAAAAACAATAGAACGTCATCGTAATTATATAGTGTGTTTAGCAGAAATTCTTTTAGGAGAGTATGCTTACTTATCTGAGTATGTTAAATTTGTTAAAGAGGCTTAA
- the hcp gene encoding hydroxylamine reductase produces MGMFCYQCQETARGKGCEVRGVCGKTEELAKLQDLLIYTLKGISYIIVKSKMDVSRLGELNNQMLNSLFMTITNANFDNAALEKQIRKMLKLRDEVKKKTLISEFNDAAAFNVTTTESMLKKAADVGVLSTKDEDIRSIREMIIYGIKGIAAYTEHALNLGKENNVIYSFIYEALFAVNKDDLSIDDLVALTLRTGECGVAAMSLLDEANTSKYGNPEITKVNIGVRKNPAILISGHDLRDLEQLLEQTTGTGVDVYTHSEMLPAHYYPAFKKYDNFVGNYGNAWWKQLEEFESFNGPILFTTNCIVPPRSEEIKNRIFTTNSAGYPGCMHIKPDKNGKKDFSKIIELAKTLKTPEEIETGSIVGGFAHNQVFALADKIVDAVKAGNIKKFVVMAGCDGRMKSREYYTEFAKKLPENTVILTAGCAKYRYNKLDLGDINGIPRVLDAGQCNDSYSLAIIALKLKEAFKLRDVNDLPIIFNIAWYEQKAVLVLLALLYLGFKNIHLGPTLPGFLSQNVTKVLVEKFGIGGISTVDGDIEAFNI; encoded by the coding sequence ATGGGTATGTTTTGTTATCAGTGCCAGGAGACGGCAAGAGGAAAAGGATGCGAAGTTCGTGGAGTCTGCGGAAAGACAGAAGAGCTGGCAAAACTTCAGGATCTTCTTATATACACGCTAAAAGGGATTTCATATATTATAGTCAAAAGCAAAATGGATGTATCTAGGCTGGGCGAATTAAATAATCAGATGTTAAATAGCCTGTTTATGACTATTACAAATGCTAATTTTGACAATGCAGCTTTAGAGAAACAAATAAGAAAGATGCTTAAATTAAGAGATGAGGTTAAAAAGAAGACTTTAATTAGTGAGTTTAACGATGCAGCTGCATTTAATGTTACTACAACGGAATCTATGCTCAAAAAGGCTGCCGATGTCGGTGTGCTGTCGACAAAAGACGAAGATATCCGTTCTATTCGTGAAATGATAATTTACGGTATTAAAGGAATAGCCGCATATACCGAACATGCGCTTAATTTAGGAAAAGAAAATAATGTGATTTATTCCTTCATTTATGAGGCGCTTTTCGCAGTTAATAAAGACGACCTATCAATAGACGATCTAGTTGCCCTTACTCTTAGAACAGGGGAATGCGGTGTAGCTGCAATGTCACTTTTAGATGAGGCTAATACTTCAAAATACGGAAACCCAGAGATAACTAAGGTAAACATCGGGGTTAGGAAAAACCCGGCGATACTTATATCCGGACATGATTTAAGAGATTTAGAGCAGCTCCTTGAGCAGACAACGGGTACAGGGGTAGATGTATATACCCATAGCGAGATGCTGCCTGCACACTATTATCCTGCGTTTAAAAAGTACGATAATTTTGTTGGCAATTATGGTAATGCGTGGTGGAAGCAACTTGAAGAATTTGAGTCTTTTAATGGGCCGATATTGTTTACAACCAACTGCATAGTACCGCCAAGAAGCGAAGAGATAAAAAACAGGATATTTACGACGAATTCAGCCGGATATCCTGGATGTATGCATATAAAACCCGATAAAAACGGGAAAAAGGATTTTTCTAAAATAATTGAACTTGCAAAGACGTTAAAAACACCGGAAGAAATTGAAACAGGGAGTATAGTAGGTGGATTTGCACATAATCAGGTTTTTGCATTAGCAGATAAGATAGTTGATGCGGTAAAAGCCGGAAATATTAAAAAGTTCGTTGTAATGGCAGGCTGCGACGGTAGAATGAAATCCAGGGAATATTATACGGAATTCGCAAAGAAATTACCGGAAAACACCGTTATTCTAACTGCCGGATGCGCAAAATACCGTTACAATAAGTTGGATTTAGGAGATATAAATGGAATACCGAGGGTTTTAGATGCAGGGCAGTGCAACGATTCTTATTCACTTGCGATCATTGCCCTTAAGCTTAAGGAGGCCTTTAAATTAAGGGACGTAAACGATTTGCCTATAATATTTAATATAGCTTGGTATGAACAAAAGGCAGTTCTTGTTTTGTTAGCACTTTTGTATTTAGGTTTTAAGAATATACATTTAGGGCCTACATTACCCGGGTTTTTATCACAAAATGTTACAAAGGTACTGGTTGAAAAGTTCGGAATTGGTGGAATTAGCACCGTAGATGGGGATATTGAGGCGTTCAATATCTAA
- a CDS encoding cupin domain-containing protein, which produces MIETLYKMSRVNKRTVEKIILDENLHYIHVILNKDEGLPEHYSNSNIYMTVLMGELAIGLNEQEMHEYGSGNILKIPKDTKMNIKNLSMDILEFIIVKAPAPER; this is translated from the coding sequence ATGATTGAAACTTTATATAAAATGTCTCGTGTTAATAAAAGAACAGTTGAAAAGATCATCTTAGATGAAAATTTACATTATATACACGTAATACTAAATAAGGATGAGGGGCTGCCGGAACACTATTCAAATTCTAATATATATATGACTGTGTTGATGGGGGAGCTAGCCATCGGGCTTAATGAGCAGGAGATGCATGAGTACGGTTCAGGTAATATATTAAAGATCCCTAAAGACACTAAAATGAATATTAAAAATTTGAGTATGGATATTTTAGAATTTATTATCGTAAAAGCACCGGCACCTGAAAGATAA
- a CDS encoding Crp/Fnr family transcriptional regulator produces the protein MDLFIKKLLKNELFNGFTLQELKIILEPDSCIIGRYKKNSVIMQQYDKCNSIGFIIEGELSIEQLSLSSDTIKIRTFKSGDCFGEALLFSPKPFYPYTLITLTDTVILYIPFSQVESMLKKSFAFNTNYISSLSKRILMFTNKIQILSQKSVRKKLILYFSKESMRAGSLTFKLRHSKTAIAELIGVARPSVSREIKQMSSDQLLVVKRDIIIILKPQSFKIHLNNDTV, from the coding sequence ATGGATTTATTTATTAAAAAACTCTTAAAAAATGAATTGTTCAATGGCTTCACGTTGCAAGAACTTAAAATAATACTTGAGCCTGATTCATGTATAATTGGGCGCTATAAAAAAAATTCTGTTATAATGCAGCAATACGACAAATGCAATTCCATAGGCTTTATAATTGAAGGTGAACTGTCTATAGAACAGCTCTCTTTATCTAGTGATACTATAAAAATCCGCACTTTTAAAAGTGGCGATTGCTTCGGAGAAGCGCTGCTTTTTTCACCTAAACCGTTTTATCCATACACCTTAATTACATTGACAGACACAGTCATACTATATATACCGTTTTCTCAGGTGGAAAGCATGCTCAAAAAAAGTTTTGCGTTTAATACCAACTACATATCGTCTTTATCCAAGAGAATCCTTATGTTTACAAATAAAATACAAATACTATCTCAAAAAAGTGTAAGAAAAAAACTTATCCTCTATTTCTCCAAAGAATCGATGCGGGCAGGAAGTTTAACCTTTAAACTCCGCCACAGTAAAACGGCAATTGCAGAATTAATAGGTGTTGCCCGTCCTTCCGTTTCCCGCGAGATAAAACAAATGAGCTCAGACCAACTGCTGGTCGTTAAACGTGATATCATTATAATTTTAAAACCGCAAAGTTTTAAGATCCACTTAAATAATGATACTGTTTAG
- a CDS encoding DUF368 domain-containing protein translates to MSEKSITNPTGSRNTNSLSKRVIARWFLQVIQGALIGVSAILPGISGGVLCVVFGVYQPMMELLAHPIKTFKTHAKLLLPILIGWILGFLALARLVEWMFNASYNIATWLFIGLIAGMIPSMFKEAGKEGRPKSAWGTLIISTILIYLLLIFIQHGSPVNLQPNIWWFFVCGLLWGISLVIPGLSSSSLLIYLGLYQPMTAGIADLSLTVILPMIIGILFIIFLLARAINSLFKNHYAIAFHIILGFVIASTLAIMPVEYVSLVNTILCIVCFVGGL, encoded by the coding sequence GTGAGCGAAAAAAGTATAACCAATCCCACTGGTTCTAGAAATACAAATTCACTTTCAAAACGGGTAATCGCAAGATGGTTTCTTCAAGTCATTCAGGGAGCACTTATTGGCGTCAGTGCCATTTTGCCGGGCATAAGCGGCGGGGTTTTATGCGTCGTCTTTGGTGTCTATCAGCCGATGATGGAACTTTTAGCGCACCCAATAAAGACATTTAAAACCCATGCCAAATTATTATTGCCTATTTTGATAGGCTGGATACTTGGCTTCCTTGCTCTTGCACGCTTGGTAGAGTGGATGTTTAATGCTTCTTATAATATTGCTACATGGCTGTTTATCGGGCTTATAGCCGGAATGATACCTTCAATGTTTAAAGAGGCGGGCAAAGAAGGCCGCCCTAAAAGTGCCTGGGGAACACTCATTATAAGTACGATACTTATTTATTTGCTGCTTATTTTTATACAGCATGGTTCTCCTGTTAATTTGCAGCCTAACATATGGTGGTTCTTCGTCTGCGGCCTGCTCTGGGGTATATCCCTCGTTATTCCGGGATTAAGTTCCTCTTCTTTACTTATTTACTTAGGGCTATACCAACCTATGACCGCCGGAATCGCCGACCTTTCTTTAACCGTTATACTCCCTATGATTATAGGAATACTGTTTATTATATTCTTACTGGCCAGGGCTATTAACAGCTTGTTTAAAAATCATTATGCCATAGCGTTTCATATTATATTAGGATTCGTAATCGCATCGACACTTGCAATTATGCCTGTTGAGTATGTAAGTCTTGTAAATACTATACTTTGCATAGTATGCTTTGTAGGCGGTTTGTAA
- a CDS encoding TrkH family potassium uptake protein, with the protein MNSITRRLRKIQPVQIIALGFIGMILLGGILLSLPIATVNRHSIGLLNALFTSTSSICVTGLTVVDTGVVFSLFGQIVILILIQAGGLGFMTMATFIFLLLGKRISLRERIVIRESLNEDGLSGMVIMIQRILIVTFIAEFIGAALLCTRFIPTYGAVKGIYYSIFHSISAFCNSGFDLFGYSKSFTPFANDLIVNLTVMSLVIIGGIGFVVILDISNKIRLGRSTKLSLHSKIVLIVTTFLIVFGAICFYFLESDNLKTIGSPELTSSGKVFASFFQSITPRTAGFNTIDQNSMGLAAKMLTMLLMFIGASPAGTGGGVKTSTVAVILLLVLSIAKGQKDVNVMHKRIDTNVVLRAIVIVILSIVLVLSVTLILSMTEQHIGVFSFENVLFEVLSAFGTVGLSCGITPHLSMLGKVLIMLTMYAGRIGMLTLIMAVSNRLNRGDSRTRYPEDKIMVG; encoded by the coding sequence TTGAATAGTATTACAAGAAGGTTACGTAAAATTCAACCGGTACAAATAATAGCACTTGGATTTATAGGCATGATACTCTTAGGAGGTATACTACTGTCTTTACCTATAGCTACCGTAAACAGGCACAGCATAGGATTATTAAATGCTCTTTTTACGTCCACATCTTCCATATGCGTAACAGGATTGACCGTTGTAGATACTGGCGTTGTTTTCTCGTTATTTGGCCAAATTGTTATACTGATTCTAATACAAGCCGGCGGCCTTGGTTTTATGACCATGGCAACATTTATATTTTTACTTTTAGGAAAACGTATTTCGCTTCGCGAGCGGATAGTCATACGTGAGTCTTTAAATGAAGATGGTCTTTCCGGCATGGTAATTATGATACAGCGCATACTTATCGTTACATTTATAGCAGAATTTATCGGCGCAGCACTGCTCTGTACACGGTTTATACCTACTTACGGTGCGGTTAAGGGAATATATTATTCAATATTCCACTCAATATCGGCATTTTGCAACTCCGGATTCGACCTTTTTGGGTATTCTAAAAGTTTTACCCCTTTTGCCAATGACCTTATCGTAAACTTAACTGTTATGTCACTTGTAATAATAGGCGGTATAGGTTTCGTAGTTATATTAGACATATCCAATAAAATAAGGCTCGGGCGCAGCACGAAACTTTCTCTGCATTCAAAGATAGTACTGATTGTTACAACTTTTCTTATTGTCTTTGGAGCGATCTGTTTTTATTTCTTGGAAAGCGATAATCTAAAAACCATAGGATCACCTGAGCTTACTTCATCTGGCAAAGTGTTTGCATCTTTCTTCCAATCTATTACTCCGCGTACTGCAGGTTTTAATACTATAGACCAAAATAGTATGGGCCTTGCCGCAAAAATGCTGACAATGCTGCTCATGTTTATAGGGGCTTCCCCTGCCGGTACCGGTGGTGGTGTGAAAACGTCTACGGTGGCGGTTATACTATTGTTGGTATTATCCATTGCAAAAGGCCAAAAAGATGTAAACGTCATGCATAAACGTATAGATACAAATGTGGTTTTACGTGCTATCGTAATCGTGATTTTAAGCATAGTACTCGTGCTTTCAGTAACTTTGATTTTATCTATGACTGAACAGCACATTGGAGTGTTCTCTTTTGAAAATGTATTGTTTGAGGTATTATCTGCTTTCGGAACAGTAGGCCTTTCCTGCGGAATTACTCCTCACCTTTCAATGCTCGGTAAGGTTTTAATAATGCTTACGATGTATGCCGGCAGAATTGGGATGTTGACGTTGATAATGGCGGTGTCGAATCGCCTTAACAGAGGGGATTCAAGAACCAGATACCCTGAAGATAAAATTATGGTTGGATAA
- a CDS encoding TrkA family potassium uptake protein, protein MKKNYVVIGIGRFGFSVARALYDMGHDVLAIDSKEEIVETISPYVTHAVQVDAVDEHSLKSLGISNMDAAIVGMGDDIQASILVTLLCKELGVDTIIARAQDDLHGKVLAKIGADRVVFPEREMGVRVAKSLTCSNILECIDLSDEYSIAEIEVLKEWENKTLSDIELRKNYGLNVMAIKTPDGELNISPLPENVLKQKDILVAIGRLEDIQRLEYSSNKRK, encoded by the coding sequence ATGAAAAAAAATTATGTTGTAATCGGTATAGGTAGATTTGGTTTTTCAGTTGCCCGCGCTCTTTACGATATGGGCCACGATGTTTTGGCTATAGACAGTAAAGAAGAAATCGTAGAGACAATAAGTCCCTACGTTACCCACGCCGTACAAGTCGATGCGGTAGACGAGCATTCGCTGAAATCACTTGGCATAAGCAATATGGATGCGGCTATAGTCGGTATGGGCGATGACATACAGGCAAGCATACTGGTAACTTTACTTTGCAAAGAACTCGGTGTCGATACAATAATAGCCAGAGCACAAGATGACCTGCATGGCAAAGTATTGGCAAAAATCGGTGCGGACAGAGTCGTTTTCCCTGAACGTGAAATGGGCGTACGTGTAGCTAAAAGCCTCACTTGCTCCAATATACTTGAATGTATAGATCTTTCCGATGAATATAGCATTGCTGAAATAGAAGTCTTAAAAGAATGGGAGAACAAAACTCTAAGTGATATTGAACTTAGGAAAAATTATGGGTTAAACGTTATGGCTATAAAAACTCCTGACGGCGAACTGAATATCAGCCCGCTTCCCGAAAATGTTCTTAAACAAAAGGATATACTAGTAGCTATAGGCCGCCTTGAAGATATTCAAAGGCTCGAGTACTCCTCTAATAAACGTAAATAA
- a CDS encoding P-II family nitrogen regulator, which yields MKKIEAIVRPSKFEDVKEELSKINVNGVTISQVMGCGRQKGWKEVYRGTVIELHMLPKIKMELVVKDEDLDKVLNVIMSAAKCDDVGDGKIFVYDVANAIRIRTGERGDDAV from the coding sequence GTGAAAAAGATAGAAGCGATAGTACGTCCGAGTAAATTTGAGGATGTAAAAGAGGAACTTTCAAAGATAAACGTCAATGGCGTTACAATAAGCCAAGTTATGGGCTGCGGGAGGCAAAAAGGATGGAAAGAGGTATACCGCGGTACGGTTATAGAACTTCATATGCTTCCTAAGATCAAGATGGAGCTCGTAGTTAAAGATGAGGACCTAGATAAGGTTTTAAACGTAATAATGAGTGCTGCAAAGTGCGATGACGTGGGGGACGGCAAGATATTTGTATACGATGTAGCAAATGCAATACGTATACGTACCGGTGAGCGCGGAGACGATGCAGTGTAA
- a CDS encoding ammonium transporter — protein sequence MDTINSGDTAFMLISSALVLVMTPGLALFYGGMVRRKNVLNTMMGSYGIIGVASIMWVLIGYTLAFGPDTAGIIGNLDWFALNGVGGTPNADYAGSIPHLLFAAFQMMFAVITPALITGAVAERMKFSHQMIFTAVWSIIVYYPLAHMVWGVGGFLRNLGALDFAGGNVVHISSGVSALVACLMLGKRKHNDMSQFVPHNIPFVLLGAAILMFGWYGFNAGSALGGNATAVHAFMTTNTAAAAALVSWMIFDKIFNGKSTALGAATGIVVGLVAITPGAGYVPIWASIVIGFIVSPLCMFFTTVVKHKFKYDDSLDAFGCHGIGGIWGGIATGLFATSTVNSAVTSEGLFFGGSLLLPQLASIGVTIGIAVAGTFIIMKVLKLFKGSRVSARNESEGLDYSEHGESAYPSFTGLD from the coding sequence ATGGATACAATCAATTCAGGCGACACGGCATTTATGCTTATATCATCAGCGTTGGTACTGGTTATGACACCGGGGCTCGCTTTATTTTACGGGGGCATGGTTAGGCGAAAAAATGTGCTTAATACTATGATGGGCTCCTATGGAATCATCGGTGTCGCCTCCATAATGTGGGTTCTTATCGGCTATACTTTGGCATTTGGCCCTGACACTGCCGGTATAATAGGCAACTTAGACTGGTTTGCTTTAAACGGCGTAGGTGGTACTCCAAATGCAGATTATGCCGGCAGTATACCACATCTTTTATTTGCGGCTTTTCAGATGATGTTTGCGGTAATTACTCCTGCATTGATAACAGGTGCCGTAGCTGAAAGAATGAAGTTTTCTCACCAGATGATATTTACAGCGGTATGGTCTATCATCGTTTATTATCCGCTTGCACATATGGTTTGGGGAGTAGGAGGTTTTTTGAGAAATTTAGGAGCATTAGACTTTGCAGGCGGAAACGTAGTTCATATAAGTTCCGGTGTGTCCGCACTTGTCGCCTGCCTCATGCTCGGCAAACGTAAACATAATGATATGTCGCAATTTGTGCCGCATAATATTCCGTTCGTGCTTTTAGGAGCGGCGATACTTATGTTTGGATGGTATGGATTTAACGCCGGAAGTGCTCTTGGCGGAAATGCAACAGCTGTTCATGCTTTTATGACAACAAACACAGCTGCGGCAGCCGCCTTAGTATCATGGATGATATTTGATAAAATATTCAACGGGAAATCTACAGCACTTGGTGCAGCGACAGGCATCGTAGTAGGCCTTGTGGCGATAACCCCGGGTGCAGGCTATGTGCCTATTTGGGCATCTATTGTTATTGGGTTTATAGTTAGCCCGCTTTGTATGTTTTTTACGACCGTTGTTAAACATAAATTTAAATACGACGATTCGTTAGATGCTTTTGGATGCCATGGAATAGGGGGTATATGGGGAGGAATTGCCACCGGATTATTTGCAACCAGTACAGTTAATTCTGCGGTTACAAGCGAAGGCCTTTTCTTCGGAGGATCGCTGCTTCTTCCGCAGCTTGCATCCATAGGCGTAACAATCGGAATTGCAGTTGCAGGTACATTTATTATCATGAAAGTGTTAAAATTATTTAAAGGATCCCGTGTTTCAGCCAGGAATGAAAGTGAGGGGCTTGATTATTCAGAACACGGCGAATCTGCTTATCCGTCCTTTACAGGATTAGACTAA
- a CDS encoding ABC transporter ATP-binding protein — translation MSENRNKEYKNINSNFNKGPKRGGPGGPGGPMHGMPIQKAKDFKGGLKRLMTYLAKHKVALILVIVMAIGSATFSIFGPKILGNATTELFVPTAAKIEAMEDLKEILPEDVIDKITSGDLNEQEIMGLIQQNVDTSNPEQMSILSSSMQKVEEANQLKIDFAKIANIVLLVLILYAISALFSFIMQFVMAKTSQTIVYDMRRQIDEKLARLPLKYFDGRTHGEILSRVTNDIDTVSTTLAQGVTQVISSITLLIGIIVMMFTISWIITLVSIVALPLSMLLAQMVIKKSQKYFKGQQKEIGNINGHVEEMYAGHTIIKAFGKEEKSVEKFDEINERLYTVGWKAQFLSGIMMPIMNFISNLSFVFVCAIGGVMVINGRISIGDVQAFIQYSRQFTQPIMQVAQIANVLQSTVASAERVFEVLDEEEILPDSHDNIIRYPKGAVTLEHVSFGYKPGVTVIKNMNLYVEPGDVVAIVGPTGAGKTTLVNLLMRFYEVDTGKITVDGVDINSIPRDNLRHQFGMVLQDTWLFGGTIKQNIAYGKEDATDEEIIRAAKMAHADHFIRTLPDGYETILNEEASNISQGQKQLLTIARALLADPPILILDEATSSVDTRTEAYIQNAMIELMKGRTNFVIAHRLSTIRDASTILVMNEGEIIEQGNHKELMAKNGFYADLYNSQFTGNNVA, via the coding sequence ATGAGTGAAAATAGAAATAAAGAATATAAAAATATAAATAGCAATTTTAACAAGGGCCCTAAAAGAGGTGGCCCGGGAGGCCCAGGAGGGCCTATGCACGGTATGCCTATTCAAAAGGCAAAGGACTTTAAAGGCGGATTAAAACGCCTTATGACTTACCTCGCAAAACATAAAGTAGCGTTGATACTCGTAATAGTTATGGCAATAGGCAGCGCGACGTTCTCGATTTTCGGGCCTAAGATATTAGGTAATGCTACGACAGAACTTTTTGTACCAACAGCTGCAAAGATAGAGGCGATGGAAGACTTAAAAGAGATTTTGCCTGAAGATGTCATAGATAAAATAACGAGCGGCGATCTTAACGAGCAGGAAATAATGGGCTTGATTCAGCAAAACGTAGATACGAGCAACCCAGAGCAGATGTCTATACTCTCTTCCAGTATGCAAAAGGTGGAGGAAGCAAACCAGTTAAAAATAGATTTTGCAAAGATTGCAAATATAGTATTATTAGTACTTATACTATATGCGATAAGCGCTTTGTTTTCATTTATAATGCAGTTTGTAATGGCTAAGACATCACAGACTATCGTATACGATATGCGGCGTCAGATAGATGAGAAATTAGCCAGGCTGCCACTCAAATATTTTGATGGGCGAACGCATGGAGAAATATTATCAAGAGTTACTAACGATATAGATACGGTCTCAACGACATTAGCTCAAGGTGTTACGCAGGTAATATCGTCTATTACGCTTTTGATCGGCATAATAGTAATGATGTTCACTATATCGTGGATTATCACTCTCGTAAGTATTGTAGCACTGCCACTAAGCATGCTTTTGGCGCAGATGGTAATTAAGAAATCGCAGAAGTATTTTAAAGGCCAGCAAAAGGAAATAGGTAATATAAACGGCCATGTAGAAGAAATGTATGCGGGGCATACAATAATAAAGGCGTTTGGCAAAGAGGAAAAAAGCGTTGAAAAGTTTGATGAAATAAACGAGCGTCTTTATACTGTCGGTTGGAAAGCGCAGTTCCTATCGGGAATAATGATGCCGATAATGAACTTTATAAGCAATTTATCATTCGTATTTGTCTGCGCGATAGGCGGTGTTATGGTCATTAATGGCAGAATATCAATAGGCGATGTTCAGGCGTTTATACAGTATTCAAGGCAGTTTACCCAGCCAATTATGCAGGTAGCACAGATAGCAAACGTGTTGCAGTCTACAGTGGCTTCCGCAGAGCGTGTTTTCGAAGTTCTAGATGAAGAAGAAATTTTGCCAGACAGCCACGATAATATCATAAGATATCCCAAAGGTGCAGTTACTTTAGAGCATGTGTCCTTTGGATACAAACCGGGCGTAACTGTGATTAAGAATATGAATTTATATGTTGAGCCGGGAGATGTAGTTGCTATAGTCGGCCCGACGGGTGCGGGAAAAACTACCCTTGTAAACCTGCTTATGCGTTTTTACGAGGTAGATACTGGCAAGATTACAGTTGACGGAGTGGACATTAACAGTATACCCAGAGACAACTTGCGGCACCAGTTTGGTATGGTTCTACAGGACACCTGGCTGTTTGGGGGAACAATAAAACAAAATATTGCTTATGGCAAGGAAGATGCTACGGATGAAGAAATCATAAGGGCAGCCAAGATGGCGCATGCAGACCACTTCATACGTACTTTGCCGGATGGATATGAAACCATATTAAATGAAGAAGCATCGAATATATCCCAAGGCCAAAAACAGCTCCTGACGATTGCAAGGGCACTTCTTGCAGACCCGCCTATACTTATATTAGACGAAGCTACAAGCAGTGTAGATACACGTACTGAGGCATATATACAAAATGCCATGATAGAATTGATGAAAGGCAGAACAAATTTCGTAATCGCGCATAGGCTTTCGACAATAAGGGATGCTTCTACTATATTGGTCATGAACGAAGGTGAAATAATAGAGCAAGGCAACCATAAAGAACTTATGGCGAAAAACGGCTTTTATGCAGATCTTTATAACAGCCAGTTTACAGGGAATAACGTGGCCTAA